The segment TTCCCCTTCGGCCCGTCCACGACCTCGAACTCCACCTCCTGCCCCTCGCTCAGTGACCGGAAGCCGGTCCCCACGATCGCGCTGTAGTGGACGAACACGTCATCCCCGTCCGGCCGCTCGATGAACCCGTACCC is part of the Candidatus Methylomirabilis sp. genome and harbors:
- a CDS encoding cold shock domain-containing protein; its protein translation is MTGKVKWFNDAKGYGFIERPDGDDVFVHYSAIVGTGFRSLSEGQEVEFEVVDGPKGKQAANVMKLA